The sequence GGATGAGATCTACCGTCGCGTTCCCCCAGGCGTCGAGAACGCGCTGACCGCGCAGCTCTCCTTCCCTCCCCTGTACCCACACACGGAGAACGTCGCCCGCATCCCCGCCTATCTCCCACACGTGATCCCCTTGGGCGAACACCGCAGCTCCGACGACACCTCGACGACGCTCATCGACGTGGACGACCTCGCGGTCACGGCCACGCACACCCGCCTGTACTTGGTCAGCATCTCCCGCCGTCGCCTGGTGGATCCGCAGGTCTTCCACGCCATGGCCCTGGACAAGCAGCCCCCGCCCCTGGCGCGGTTCCTGGCGCACCTGACCCGCTCCTTCGGCCCTGCCTGGACCGGCTTCGACTGGGGGCCGCACAGCGGACGGATGCCGTTCCTGCCGCGCGTCCGCTACGGGCGCGTGATCCTCTCTCCCAGCCGCTGGAACCTGACCACCGGCGACCTCCCAAACCGCTGCGCGGACATGCGGGAGTGGACCGACGCCTTCTGCCGGTGGCGGAAGCGGTGGCACTGCCGCGGTGCCGTCGAGCTGCGGGAGGACGACCGGACACAACGGCTCCAACTCGACGTGCTCGCCCACGCCAGCGTCCTGCGTGCCCACTTGGACCGGGAAGGCCACGCCGCGCTCACGGAAGCACCGGCCGAGGAGACCTACGGCTGGATCGCCGGCCACGTCCACGAGATCGCCCTGCCGATGACCAGCACCCGCCCGCCGATGCCCGACCCGCTTTCCGGCCCCCTCCCCCTGCTGACCAACGGCACCCTCGGACCCGTACCAGGGGCGGTGCAGGCACCCTGGCTGAACGCCAAGATCTACAGCCATCCCGAACAGTTCGAGGAGTTGATCGCCACCTACCTCCCGCAGCTCGTGGTCCAACTACCGGAGGCACCCGAGTGGTGGTTCGTCCGCTACCGCGCCCCGCACGATCTCGACCACCTGCGCCTGCGTATCCGCACCCGTAGCCCCGGGCAGTACGCCGTTTGCACAGAGCTCGTCGCCCGATGGGCCGCCGGGCTGCGCCACGAAGGGCTCAGCAGCAGGCTCGTGTTCGACACGTACACCCCGGAGATCGGCCGCTACGGCACCGGAGTCGCCCTGCGCAGTGCCGAGGCAGTGTTCACAGCCGACTCGGCTTACGCTCTCGCCGCCCTGCGGAGCCTGGGAACCGACGGCGTCGACAGACGCGCGCTGGCCGCCGTCGGCATGGTGGACATCGCCTGCGGCCTGCTCGGCCCCGACGGGGGCATGCGGTGGCTGGCCAACCGTCCCGCGCCTCCGGCTCGTGTCGGACGGGGCATCCGCGATCAGGCCATCGAACTCGTTCGCCTGCCCACGCCCCAAGCCCGCGGCTGGGGCGAAGCGCTCGCCCAGGCTTGGTACCGCCGCGCCGTGGCCCTGGCGCTGTATCGCGAAAGCCTCGCCGAAGGCAGGGACCTCGACTCCGTCTTGGAATCCTTGCTGCACATGCATCACAACCGTCTGCGCGGCGTGGACCGGGAGGACGAGGGATTCTGCCGCCGCCTTGCCCGTCAGTCCGCCGTCGCACGGGCCGCCTGGCCAGGGGAGAGCCACTGATGAACCACGACGTGGCGCCCACACCCACCGGGTCCGGCTGGGGCCAGTCACTGTACTCAGGCGCGGCGGGGGTCACCCTGCTGCACGCCGTCAGGGCCCACATCGGCGAAGACCACAGGGACGCGCTCCGGCCTTGGGCCGCCGCCATGGTCAAGGGCCCGATCCAGGCCGCTCCCGCAGCATGCGATCTGTACGAGGGCGCCCCAGCCGTCGCGTACGTGCTCAGCTTCATCCACTCGAACACCGCCACTCGCGCCTTGGCGACCCTGGACACACACATCGCCGACGTCACATGCCACCGCCTCAAGCGGGCACACGCCCGCATCGATCGCGGCACCCTGCCCGCGCTGGGCGAGTACGACCTCATCAGGGGACTGACCGGGCTGGGCGTGTACCACCTGCACCGCGGCCACAAGACGGAGCTGCGGAACGTCCTCGCCTATCTGGTGCGGCTGACCGAACCAATCACTATCGACGCGCGACATCTGCCCGGCTGGTGGACCGGCGACAGCCCCGATCTACGGCCGTCGCCGCGATGGCCCGGCGGACACGGTAACTTCGGCCTCGCCCACGGCGTCGCCGGACCGCTGGCGCTGCTGGCCACGGCACTACGCCACGGCCGCACGGTGCCCGGGCAGACGAAAGCCATCACCCGGATCTGCGACTGGCTCGACCGCTGGCGCACCGGCGCCGGCTTGCGCGACTGGTGGCCGGACCTGATCACACGAACCGAACACCAACGTGGCGAGCTCCAGCGCTCAGGACCCGGGCGCCCGTCATGGTGCTACGGCACCCCCGGCATCGCCCGCGCTCAGCAACTCGCCGGCCTCGCCCTCGGCGACCGTGACCGGCAACATCAGGCCGAGCAGGCCCTGGCCGGATGCCTGGCCGACGACCAGCAGCTCGCCCAGCTCACCGACGCATCCCTCTGCCACGGCTGGGCGGGGCTCGTGCAAACCGTCTCCCGTGCCGCCGCCGACGCCATCGACGACGAACTCACGACGCGTCTACCCGGACTGAACACCCGGTTCAACGAGCACGCGGACCACCGCTGTCCGCCAGACGGCACCGCCCTGATGGACGGCACGGCAGGCATTCACCTGGTCCGTCTCACCAACCTCGTCAACACGGCGGTCACCGCCCCCTGGGACCGCTGCCTGCTCCTGACGGGATGAAGCCACGACTCGCACCCCCGCATTACCACGGATAACTACGATTTGCCCCTGCCGTACTCACGGCCGGGCACCTTCCGGAAGGACGCGATGAACACCACCCCTGACGCCTCCCCCGAGGACCTGCGCAACCACCTGGTCGACACCATCTTGCAGGAGGACGTCTCCGGCCTCCGCGACGCAGACGTCGAAACCGCCATGCGGACCGTACCCCGGCACGCCTTCCTCCCTGACGCGTCCCTTGAGGAGGCGTACGCCAACAAGAGCGTGACGATCAAGGAGAACCCCGACGAGGACGCACTCCCGCTGAGCTGCGCGTCCCAGCCCGACGTCGTGCACTTCATGCTGGTCCAGCTCGCGGTCCGCGAAGGCGACAACGTCTTTGAGATCGGGGCCGGTACCGGCTACAACGCCGCTCTGCTCAAGCACCTCACCGGGAAGGCCGGGCAGGTCACCGCGTGCGACATCGATCCCGATGTCACCGCCTACACTCGCCGGATGCTCGACGCGAACGGATGTGAGGACGTTCGCGTGGTCACGAGGGACGGCGCCCTCGGCGCCTCACGGTTCAGCCCTTACGACCGAATGATCGCCACGGTCGGCATGTGGGACCTCCCCGGTGCCTGGTGGGATCAGCTCGCCGTCGGCGGACGCCTCGTGGTCCCCCTGCGCTGGCGCGGGCTCTCCAGGGCCGTAGCCTTCCAACGCGAGGAGGGGGTGATGTGGTCCGACTCCGTCAAGATGTGCGGCTTCCTCCCGGTGATCGGCCAGGACGGGGAGCGGAACGACTACATCGACGACGACCGGCTCGTCAGGCTCTACTGGGACGAGGACCAGTCCATCGCCCTGGACCTCCTGCGCGACGTCCTTACCCGACCGAAGTCGCTCGCTTGGACCGATGTGACGGTCGGCCCCGTTGAGTCGTTCGACGGCGTCTGGCTACGGCTGAGCGCCACGGAACGGACGACCTGCCGCATCACCGCGAAGCCCGCAGCGATGGAAGCCGGTATTCACCGTCCCGCCTCACCCGCCCTGAGCCCTGCCCTCGTCGAGGCCGACTCCATCGCTTACCTCACTCTGGAGCGGACCACCGAAGACCCGGAAGGAGAACCCCGGTTCCGCCTGGGAGCCGTCGGCTACGGCGAGGCCGGCGCCGATCTCGCCGAGCGGATCTGCGCGCAGATCCGTGCCTGGAGCCCGGCCCGGACCGCCGAACCCGTGGTCACGGCCTACCCCGCGGACACACCGGACAGCGACCTCGCCGACGGAGCCGTGATCGACCGGCCCTCCGTGCGGCTCGTCATCGCCTACGGACCCTGATGACCTGACGCACACGGGCGTGGCCGTCGCCAGGTGCGGCCGCGCCCACCGAAACGAGAACGGCGCTGCGCCGGAGCATGGTGGTCACCCCTCCGCGCGGTTCGCCTCGCAGTTGGTGCACCGCCGCACTGCCCGTCGCCTCGGATTGCCTACTGATCGTAAGTACGTCATGAAGTGGAATCTTTAAGAAAGATCTTTGGTAATGGCCATATAGATTTTTTCATCCTGTAATTCACATTTCTATGTTCGGGATTCTAAAGGGCTTTGCGCCAAGCCCTGCCGGTGGACCGGATTTACTTGAACCGAAGGTAGCCGCAGCATTCCGGCACCCTCTGCATGCCCACTCTCATCGGATCTCTCCGGCTCTATCGCGTCACCGATCCCAAACGGTTCGACAACCGCCGCCACTCCCTGGACCTCGAACCGCACGCCGAGTGGGCGAACCGGCTCCAGGCACAGACCCTGCCGCCCGAGCGCACGGCCGCCTCCGGTTGACCTATGCAAGCCCCGTTGTGCCGCAGTCATCAGTCCCGGCTCTCCCTATAGGCGGCGGATCACGAGGGCTGCGGCCCGACGACCCCACCCCCTGTCCTGAGGACTCACTTCCATGCATTCCTTACGCGCACCAGGCCGGTGCGCCGCCGTCACCCTCCCAGCTTTCTCACACTGGGGGCCCACTGATGCCCTCTGCTGACATGAGCCTGACACTCCCGCATCCCGCCGGCCGGGACGCCGATCTGCGCGTCGCTCTGGAGGATCTGCGGCTGAATCGGTGGCTGTCGACGAAGGAGTTGCTCGCCAGGACGGATTCCTGGTCACTGCGGTGCAGCCGAAGTCAGGTTCTGGGGCGCGCGGCGGTGGGCACCGAGGCGATCGAGATGTGGGCCGCGGAGGAGCCTGAGGACTGGAATGCCTGGATGATGCGGGCCCGTGTGCTGAGCGAACGCGTGGTCCTCGCCCACCGCAACGGCGCCTCCCGACCACAGCTGATGCAGGCCATTCTCAAGGCCCGTTACGCGTGCAGTGCGGCTGCGGAGTGGAAGGCCGATCCGGTGCCGCCGCTGTGCTTCATGACCCTCGCACAGGCCGACGACGACCCCGGGCGGCCGCACAATCCGCTCAACTGGATCGCGCGTGAGGACCTGCTGCCGCCGGGGCCCTGGCTGCTGCTGGACGCGGTGCACCAGCGCGATGCGCACAACCGTGAGGCGTTCCACCGGATGCTCGCCGTCTTCCGCGCCCGCGGCAATGAGCTGATCACCTTCGCGCAGTGGGTGGCCGCCAGAGCCCCCGTCGGGTCGCCGCTGAAGGTTCTTCCGCTGTACGCGTTCGTCGATCAGTACCGCAAGCAGTGGGCGACACGGCAGACCGCCAGTGTGCTCGCGTACTGGGTCACCGAGGACAAAGCCCACTACGCCCGCCAGGCACTGCATGAATGGTTCGAGCCGACGCAGCCCGCGCCGGGGCAGCCCGACACCCGTTCCCTGCTGGATCTCAACCACCTGGCGCACGCCCTGACGGCCACCGGCGTAGGCCATAGCGGCCCGGTGTTCGAGGCGATCGGCCCGCACGTGACCACCGCGCCGTGGGCCCAGGTCGCCCACGAGCCACAGGAATGGCAGGAGGAATTCCTCAAAGCCCGCCGCCCCAGCCTGAGATCCAGGGATCGCCGATGACCATCAGAGGCCCACCTTCCACGGTCGTGGACCCATGTGCTCGCCCACTCCCCCTCCGATTCCTCCAGAGGACCTTTCCCTTGCATTTACCACCCGCACCACGCCGTCTCTCCCCTCCTCCCTTCTCCCCCGAGGTGCCTGATGTCGCACAGACGATCAACTAGCCGCCGTCCGCTGGACGACGACGCGGCGCTGCGCGGGCACGGCTACACGCCCGAGCTCAAGCGCGGCATGGGCGGCTTCGGGAACTTCGCGATCAGCTTCTCGGTGATCTGCATCCTGGCCGGCGGGATGACCCTGTTCGGCTACGGCCTCAACACCGGCGGCCCTGCCGTCATGCTGTGGGGCTGGGTCGGCATCGGCGCCATGACCCTCATCCTCGGCGCGTGCCTGGCCGAGGTCACCTCCGCCTATCCCACCTCGGGCGGCCTGTACTACATGGCCCACCGCCTCGGCGGCCCGCGCTGGGCCTGGGTCACCGGCTGGCTCAACCTGCTCGGTCTGCTTGGCGCGATCGCCGGGATCGACTACGGGTGTGCGCTGTTCGTCGGCGCGTTCGCCAACCTGCAATGGGGACTTGAGCCCACGCCCGAGACGACGATGCTGATATTCGCCGGCATCCTGCTGCTGCACGGCACCCTCAACACGCTCGGGGTGCGCCTGGTCACCGTGCTGAACTCGATCTCGGTGTGGTGGCAGCTCGCCGGCGTCGCTCTGATCGTCGGCGCGCTCACCCTCGCCCCGGGCGAACGACAGAGCGCCGGCTTCGTCTTCACCCATTTCAACAACGGCACCGGCTTCGACAACCCCGTGTACGTGGCCGCACTCGGCTGCCTGCTGGCCGCGTACACGTTCTGCGGCTACGACGCCTCCTCCCACCTGTCGGAGGAGACCAAGGGCGCACAGATCGCAGCGCCCAAGGGCATCGTCCGCGCCATCGCCTGGTCCTGGGCAGCCGGCTTCGTGCTGCTGGCCGGCCTGCTGTTCGCGATCGAGGACTACGCGGGCACCCTGGGCACCAGCACCGGAGTGCCGCCCGCGCAGATCTTCATCGACGTCCTGGGCACCGGCGTGGCCAAGGGGCTGCTCCTCGTCGTGATCGTCGCCCAGTTGTTCTGCGGGAACGCGGAGACGGCCGCCGCCTCCCGCATGGTGTACGCGTTCTCGCGCGACGGAGCCCTCTACGGCTCCGCGACCTGGCGCCGCGTCAGCAGCCGCACCAAGACCCCCGTCCCCGCGGTGTGGCTGTCTGTCGGTGTCGCGCTGCTCCTGGCGCTGCCCAGCCTGTACTCGCCGACCGCCTACGCCGCCGTCACCGCGATCAACGTCATCGGCATCACCCCCGCCTACGTGATCCCGGTCTATCTGCGGCGCCGCCACCCGAAGAAGTTCACGCCGGGCCCCTGGCACCTGGGCGCCTGGAGCAAGCCGCTCGGCTGGATCTCGGTGGGCTACGTGAGCGTGCTGACCGTCGTGTTCTGCCTGCCGCAGGCTTCCCCGATCACCGTGCAGTCCTTCAACTACGCGGGCATCGCCCTCGCGGTGGTCCTGCTCATCGCGTGGCTCACCTGGATCACCAAGGGCCGACGCTCCTACAAGATCCCGCCGCTCGGCACCGAAGCCGAAACCGTGGCCCTGTCCGAAGGCGTACTGTGATGACCCACGAGACCGAACCGAGTGGCCTGCTCGTCCTGGGGCGCGGCGGCCAGCAGCCGCAGGACCTGGGCCGGCTAGTGCGAGACCGCGAGATCACCACGGTGATGCTCGCCGTCCCCGACATGCAGGGCCGCCTCAAGGGCAAGCTCCACGACGCCCGCACGTTCCTGGACCGCTTCGAATCACACATGTGCGCCTACGTCCTGGCCACCGACCTGGACATGCGCGCCCAGCCGGGGTACCGCCTCACCGGCTGGGACGACGGGTTCCAGGACCTGCGTGTCGTCCCCGACCCGAAGTCGATCCGCCGGCTGTCCTACCTGCCCGGTACCGTCCTGGTCCACGGCGACGCCGTCCACCAGGGCTGGCCCATCGACGTCGCCCCGCGGCAGATGCTCCGTCAGCAGATCGCCGAACTCGCCTCCTTGGGGTATCGGGCCAAGGTCGGCATCGAGAGTGAGTTCATGCTCTACAAGGGCACTCCGGCGCAGGCCCGCCGCCGCGGATACCGCAGCCTCGCCCCCGTCTCGCCCTACAACCTCGACTACGCGCTCGACCACCCGCCGACCCTGAGCGCCTTCTTCCACGACCTCCGTGCAGCGCTAGATGGGGCCAGCTGCCCGCCCGAGGCGATCAAGACGGAAGGGGCACCCGGCCAGATCGAGGTGACGTGGCCCTACGAGGACCCGATGACGGCCTGCGACCTCTACACCGTCCACCAGCACGCCGTGCGCCACCTCGCCGCACAGCACAAGATGGCGCCCACGTTCATGGCCGCCCCGCAGACCGGGGTCGGCAGCGGCCTGCACCTGCACGTTTCCCTGTGGCGCGATGAGGAGGACTCGGCGTTCTGGATGCCGCAGGGCAGTGAACTGCCCGAACCGCTGCAGCACTCCGTCGCCGGGCTCCTCGACGCCCTGCCACACCTGGCACCGCTGTACGCGCCCACCCCGAACTCGTACAAGCGCTACCGCCCGCACTCGTTCGCCCCCACCCGCTTCACCTGGGGGCACGGCAACCGCACGTGCACCATCCGTATAACCGGCGAGGAGTCGAACCCGCACCTGGAGAACCGCGCGCCGGGCGCCGACGCGAACCCCTATCTGGCCCTGGCCGCGACGCTCGCCGGGATCAACCACGGCCTCCGCAACCAGCCGAAGCTCCCCGCGCCATGCACGGGCAACAGCTACCAGGACACCGATACGCGCGAGATGCCGTACAGCCTGGATGAGGCAACCACCGACTTCGCCGGCAGCCGTATCGCGTCGCTCGCATTCGGGCCCGACCCTGTGGACCACTACGTCCATGCCTCCGAGCTCGAACACTCCGCCCTCGCGTTCGAGGTGACGGACGTGGAACTGGCGAGGGGGTTCGACCGTGGCTGAGCTTCCCACCGTGACGTTCCCCGTCACCGCTACGCCGGCGCGCCGTGTGCTGTGGCAGCTCGCAGGGCTGCTGTCGCTGGCCACCCTCGCGAGCCTGGCCGGCGGGACGGTGTTCGCTGCGTCCCTGTACGGCGTGCAGTGGGAGATCACCGAACTGATCAAACTTACCCAGCTCGCCTGCAGTTACCTGGTGGGCGGCTGGCTCACCTGGCTGGTGCTTCGCCGACCCGCCCCGAAAACCGCCCCGCGCTGGTGGCGGCCGCTGCGAGGACATGCGGCGGGAACGCTGGGAGTGGCGATCTCCGCATTGGCCATGCCGGCGGCCGGCACGCTGGGCCGCGATCTGGGGCCGGCGCTGTTCGGCTGCGCGGCGGCATGGCTGGCCGTGGAAATCTGCCGTTCTCACGGCGTCTGGCCGGACGACGAAGCTCCCTATACGCCTGGCCAGCAACTGCAGCGCTGGAAAGTCGCACAGTGGGGGTTCATCGTTTGCGGCGTGTCCGGTCTCCTCTTCGGCCTGCTGGGGAAGCTGTTGACCTGGCTCGACCTGGACATCGTGCCGGTCATGCGGGACAGCCAGATGGTCACGCTCGGTATCAGCGGTCCGGTAGAACTCGCCCTGACCATCGGG is a genomic window of Streptomyces sp. NBC_00414 containing:
- a CDS encoding lantibiotic dehydratase; this encodes MGSDGKLYQHTGAALLRAAAMPLTDLPDWWPDLSDTDACGRWLRHVWADARFADAVRQASGDLATRVDAICGGQPARSKQVRRAAVATVRYLLRATGRPTPFGLFAGVTAADVGSTPHMKWGEAHRAVARVDTEWLGDVLVRLDACPALLERLDVVLNNLAVRRGGRLHVPHGGPMGATVRRTSAVRVIEDLARRPVHFTALAEQLAASFPSTDPQKIRTLLGALVREKFLITSLRAPMTDTDPLSYLIAQLRGVDAGTVPEVAQVLHELEAVQRAVHEHNRLPARAQRPAREELTGRLRRLSEAGRSPLAVDLRLDAEVRIPGSVAMEMERAAGALLRLTRRPTGQGVWKEYQATFWERYGTGTLVPVKEVVDPASGLGYPAEYPGSRVTAPPPTVSERDERLLSLAWQALADGSREIVLTDDLIDSLAGDTPTGQEAPPHVEMCARLHADSLSALEHGDFTLTVTPARAAGTLTSRFTPVATGTGLDEIYRRVPPGVENALTAQLSFPPLYPHTENVARIPAYLPHVIPLGEHRSSDDTSTTLIDVDDLAVTATHTRLYLVSISRRRLVDPQVFHAMALDKQPPPLARFLAHLTRSFGPAWTGFDWGPHSGRMPFLPRVRYGRVILSPSRWNLTTGDLPNRCADMREWTDAFCRWRKRWHCRGAVELREDDRTQRLQLDVLAHASVLRAHLDREGHAALTEAPAEETYGWIAGHVHEIALPMTSTRPPMPDPLSGPLPLLTNGTLGPVPGAVQAPWLNAKIYSHPEQFEELIATYLPQLVVQLPEAPEWWFVRYRAPHDLDHLRLRIRTRSPGQYAVCTELVARWAAGLRHEGLSSRLVFDTYTPEIGRYGTGVALRSAEAVFTADSAYALAALRSLGTDGVDRRALAAVGMVDIACGLLGPDGGMRWLANRPAPPARVGRGIRDQAIELVRLPTPQARGWGEALAQAWYRRAVALALYRESLAEGRDLDSVLESLLHMHHNRLRGVDREDEGFCRRLARQSAVARAAWPGESH
- a CDS encoding lanthionine synthetase C family protein yields the protein MNHDVAPTPTGSGWGQSLYSGAAGVTLLHAVRAHIGEDHRDALRPWAAAMVKGPIQAAPAACDLYEGAPAVAYVLSFIHSNTATRALATLDTHIADVTCHRLKRAHARIDRGTLPALGEYDLIRGLTGLGVYHLHRGHKTELRNVLAYLVRLTEPITIDARHLPGWWTGDSPDLRPSPRWPGGHGNFGLAHGVAGPLALLATALRHGRTVPGQTKAITRICDWLDRWRTGAGLRDWWPDLITRTEHQRGELQRSGPGRPSWCYGTPGIARAQQLAGLALGDRDRQHQAEQALAGCLADDQQLAQLTDASLCHGWAGLVQTVSRAAADAIDDELTTRLPGLNTRFNEHADHRCPPDGTALMDGTAGIHLVRLTNLVNTAVTAPWDRCLLLTG
- the fxlM gene encoding methyltransferase, FxLD system, whose translation is MNTTPDASPEDLRNHLVDTILQEDVSGLRDADVETAMRTVPRHAFLPDASLEEAYANKSVTIKENPDEDALPLSCASQPDVVHFMLVQLAVREGDNVFEIGAGTGYNAALLKHLTGKAGQVTACDIDPDVTAYTRRMLDANGCEDVRVVTRDGALGASRFSPYDRMIATVGMWDLPGAWWDQLAVGGRLVVPLRWRGLSRAVAFQREEGVMWSDSVKMCGFLPVIGQDGERNDYIDDDRLVRLYWDEDQSIALDLLRDVLTRPKSLAWTDVTVGPVESFDGVWLRLSATERTTCRITAKPAAMEAGIHRPASPALSPALVEADSIAYLTLERTTEDPEGEPRFRLGAVGYGEAGADLAERICAQIRAWSPARTAEPVVTAYPADTPDSDLADGAVIDRPSVRLVIAYGP
- a CDS encoding amino acid permease; this encodes MSHRRSTSRRPLDDDAALRGHGYTPELKRGMGGFGNFAISFSVICILAGGMTLFGYGLNTGGPAVMLWGWVGIGAMTLILGACLAEVTSAYPTSGGLYYMAHRLGGPRWAWVTGWLNLLGLLGAIAGIDYGCALFVGAFANLQWGLEPTPETTMLIFAGILLLHGTLNTLGVRLVTVLNSISVWWQLAGVALIVGALTLAPGERQSAGFVFTHFNNGTGFDNPVYVAALGCLLAAYTFCGYDASSHLSEETKGAQIAAPKGIVRAIAWSWAAGFVLLAGLLFAIEDYAGTLGTSTGVPPAQIFIDVLGTGVAKGLLLVVIVAQLFCGNAETAAASRMVYAFSRDGALYGSATWRRVSSRTKTPVPAVWLSVGVALLLALPSLYSPTAYAAVTAINVIGITPAYVIPVYLRRRHPKKFTPGPWHLGAWSKPLGWISVGYVSVLTVVFCLPQASPITVQSFNYAGIALAVVLLIAWLTWITKGRRSYKIPPLGTEAETVALSEGVL
- a CDS encoding glutamine synthetase family protein, whose translation is MTHETEPSGLLVLGRGGQQPQDLGRLVRDREITTVMLAVPDMQGRLKGKLHDARTFLDRFESHMCAYVLATDLDMRAQPGYRLTGWDDGFQDLRVVPDPKSIRRLSYLPGTVLVHGDAVHQGWPIDVAPRQMLRQQIAELASLGYRAKVGIESEFMLYKGTPAQARRRGYRSLAPVSPYNLDYALDHPPTLSAFFHDLRAALDGASCPPEAIKTEGAPGQIEVTWPYEDPMTACDLYTVHQHAVRHLAAQHKMAPTFMAAPQTGVGSGLHLHVSLWRDEEDSAFWMPQGSELPEPLQHSVAGLLDALPHLAPLYAPTPNSYKRYRPHSFAPTRFTWGHGNRTCTIRITGEESNPHLENRAPGADANPYLALAATLAGINHGLRNQPKLPAPCTGNSYQDTDTREMPYSLDEATTDFAGSRIASLAFGPDPVDHYVHASELEHSALAFEVTDVELARGFDRG